In Pseudoalteromonas sp. MM1, a single window of DNA contains:
- a CDS encoding efflux RND transporter periplasmic adaptor subunit, protein MKTNLKYLVALLIGAALMFIANRWLIDDTEHLATAADNKKAKPLYWVAPMDSNYRRDEPGLSPMGMELVPVYANAETDSPGTIKISPEVVNNLGVKTSKVQVKTLQSDINTIGYVQYNQDQLTHIHPRVEGWIETLFVKAQGEPVSAGEPLYTLYSPQLVNAQEEFLLAVNRKNSVLIRAAKARLESLNVSDGFIERLEKNKKVMQSITFYARQSGVLDELNIREGFYVKPGTSMMSIAQLDQVWVETEVFERQAALVSKGLPVTMTLDYIQGKQWQGVVDYIYPALNAQNRTLRVRLRFENTAELLKPNMFAQVSIHTHSDSPQLVIPKQALIRTGAQNRVVLALGNGRFKSVAVKVGQISQHEVAILSGITKEDRVVTAAQFLIDSESSKDSDFKRMSAPSTHAMSDMPDMEMDKAEAVQTATVMGTINNINAAQRVINISREAIAKWNRGPATMDFILAKELDISALSPHQQVHFTFSILDGEFVINKIAEHLTDKDAPHHSMHGESL, encoded by the coding sequence ATGAAAACTAACCTAAAATACCTTGTAGCGCTGCTTATTGGCGCTGCATTAATGTTTATTGCTAATCGCTGGTTGATTGATGACACTGAGCACTTAGCCACGGCCGCTGATAATAAAAAAGCGAAGCCGCTGTATTGGGTTGCGCCAATGGACAGTAATTATAGGCGCGATGAACCAGGGTTATCGCCAATGGGGATGGAGCTGGTACCTGTGTACGCAAACGCTGAAACCGACAGCCCAGGTACTATAAAAATATCGCCTGAAGTGGTTAATAACCTAGGCGTTAAAACCAGTAAAGTGCAAGTTAAAACACTACAAAGCGATATTAATACAATAGGTTATGTGCAATACAACCAAGATCAGTTAACCCATATTCACCCCCGCGTAGAGGGCTGGATAGAAACCTTATTTGTAAAAGCGCAAGGGGAGCCCGTGAGTGCTGGTGAGCCTCTTTACACGCTTTATTCTCCTCAACTTGTGAACGCGCAAGAAGAATTCTTACTCGCAGTAAATAGAAAAAACAGCGTATTGATCCGGGCTGCCAAAGCGCGTTTAGAATCGCTAAATGTGTCTGATGGCTTTATAGAACGCTTAGAAAAAAATAAAAAAGTGATGCAAAGCATTACGTTTTACGCGCGCCAAAGCGGTGTGCTTGATGAGCTTAATATACGTGAGGGTTTTTATGTTAAGCCTGGCACCTCAATGATGAGCATCGCTCAATTAGATCAAGTATGGGTAGAGACAGAAGTATTTGAGCGCCAAGCAGCTTTAGTGAGCAAAGGGCTCCCCGTTACAATGACACTTGATTACATTCAAGGTAAGCAGTGGCAGGGCGTAGTAGATTACATTTATCCAGCGCTGAATGCTCAAAACCGTACTCTACGTGTAAGGCTGCGTTTTGAAAATACCGCGGAGTTACTTAAACCTAATATGTTTGCCCAGGTAAGTATTCACACACACAGTGATTCACCGCAACTAGTAATACCTAAGCAAGCACTCATTCGTACAGGCGCACAAAACCGAGTAGTACTAGCCTTAGGCAATGGCCGTTTTAAATCGGTGGCGGTAAAAGTAGGGCAAATTAGCCAACATGAGGTGGCTATTCTATCGGGCATTACCAAAGAAGACCGTGTTGTGACCGCTGCGCAGTTTTTAATAGACTCTGAGTCGAGTAAAGACTCAGACTTTAAGCGTATGAGCGCACCAAGCACTCACGCCATGAGCGACATGCCTGACATGGAAATGGACAAGGCTGAAGCGGTTCAAACAGCTACAGTAATGGGAACCATAAATAACATAAACGCAGCGCAGCGAGTTATTAATATTAGCAGAGAGGCTATTGCTAAATGGAACAGAGGCCCTGCTACTATGGACTTTATACTTGCTAAAGAGCTTGATATTAGTGCGCTTTCCCCCCATCAGCAGGTTCATTTTACGTTTAGCATTCTTGACGGTGAATTTGTAATAAACAAAATTGCTGAGCACCTTACTGATAAAGACGCACCTCATCATTCAATGCATGGGGAGTCATTATGA
- a CDS encoding efflux RND transporter permease subunit encodes MIAAIIRWSVVNRFLVLLLSIIVFGAGIFSVKQTPVDALPDLSDVQVIVKTSYPGQAPQVVQDQVTFPLTTAMLSVPGAKTVRGFSFFGDSYVYIIFDENTDIYWARSRVQEYLSQVESSLPASAKAQLGPDATGVGWVYLYALVDKTNQLNISQLRSLQDWFLKFELQSVEGVSEVAAVGGMIKQYQVVVDPIKLRAYGLPLSLIQAAISQGNQETGASVIEMAEAEYMVTSTGYIKSVADLEAIPLGINAQGSALQLRDVADVRLGPQMRRGIAELNGEGEVAGGIVVMRYGENAQETISRVKAKLESLKQGLPEGVEIIPVYDRSTLIKSAVDNLSKKLIEELVIVALVCVVFLFHVRSSLVAIITLPMGILMAFIVMYWQGVNANIMSLGGIAIAIGAMTDGAIVMIENMHKHMEKTPLTKQNRWQIVTKSATEVGPALFFSLLIITVSFMPVFILEAQEGRMFSPLAYTKTYAMAASAGLAITLVPVLMGYFIRGKVISEHKNPVNRALVAGYKPLLATVLKFPKSTLFVALIVTVIGFYPVNKIGSEFIPLLDEGDLMYMPTTYPGLSIGEARKILQQTDKLIASVPEVKTVFGKIGRADTATDPAPLTMIETFIQFKPKSQWREGMTKQKIKAELESLVALPGLTNAWVMPIKTRIDMLATGIKTPVGIKIGGPSLLEIQNIGQQIEQLLKDVPGTASVYSERVATGRYIKVDINREKAARYNLNIADIQQVVATAIGGSNVTETIEGQQRYPVNLRYPQSFRASPEDLKLLPIITPLGQHIALGDVAKVFIEDGPTGIKSENARLNGWSLIDIKDTDIGSYVAQAQQVLGDNLKLPTGYSITWAGQYEYMQRAKAKLTYVIPLTLAIIVILLYLNFKCLSEVLIIIATLPLAMVGGIWLMYFEAFNFSVAVGVGFIALAGVAVEIGVIMLVYLNQAYTEQRQQCEQTGAAFNLQALQHAIMQGAGLRVRPVMMTVATIIAGLLPVLYGTGTGSEVMSRIAAPMVGGMLSAVILTLLVIPAVYLLWKKQHIAQ; translated from the coding sequence ATGATAGCTGCTATTATTCGATGGTCGGTCGTTAATCGCTTTCTTGTATTGTTGCTGAGTATTATTGTATTTGGCGCAGGTATTTTCAGTGTTAAGCAGACTCCCGTTGATGCGCTTCCTGATTTATCAGATGTACAGGTCATTGTTAAAACCAGCTACCCAGGCCAAGCGCCCCAAGTGGTACAAGACCAAGTTACTTTCCCGCTTACTACGGCCATGCTGTCTGTGCCTGGCGCTAAAACTGTGCGTGGTTTTTCGTTTTTTGGCGACTCGTATGTGTATATTATTTTTGATGAAAATACCGATATTTACTGGGCCCGAAGCCGTGTACAAGAGTATTTAAGTCAGGTTGAAAGCAGCTTGCCGGCAAGTGCAAAGGCACAACTTGGGCCCGATGCTACAGGGGTGGGCTGGGTTTATTTATATGCGTTAGTCGATAAAACAAACCAGCTCAATATAAGCCAGCTTCGTAGCTTGCAAGATTGGTTTTTAAAATTTGAACTACAAAGCGTTGAAGGTGTATCTGAGGTGGCCGCTGTAGGTGGCATGATAAAGCAGTACCAAGTAGTTGTAGACCCCATTAAGTTACGCGCTTATGGCCTTCCTCTTAGTTTGATACAAGCTGCAATTAGCCAAGGTAATCAAGAAACAGGTGCTTCAGTAATCGAAATGGCAGAAGCCGAATACATGGTAACCAGCACAGGTTATATTAAAAGTGTCGCCGATTTAGAGGCCATTCCATTGGGAATTAACGCCCAAGGAAGTGCATTACAATTACGAGATGTAGCGGATGTACGTTTAGGCCCACAAATGCGACGCGGCATTGCAGAGCTAAATGGCGAAGGCGAGGTTGCGGGTGGCATTGTGGTTATGCGTTATGGCGAAAACGCCCAAGAAACGATTTCTCGGGTAAAAGCAAAGCTTGAGTCATTAAAACAAGGGCTACCTGAAGGGGTTGAGATAATTCCTGTTTATGATCGTTCCACGTTAATAAAAAGCGCGGTTGATAACCTGAGCAAAAAGTTGATTGAAGAGCTCGTTATTGTTGCCTTAGTGTGTGTGGTATTTTTATTTCATGTGCGCTCATCGCTGGTGGCTATTATAACCTTGCCTATGGGTATATTAATGGCTTTTATTGTGATGTATTGGCAAGGTGTAAACGCGAATATTATGTCGTTAGGCGGGATTGCTATTGCCATTGGCGCAATGACAGATGGTGCTATCGTAATGATAGAAAACATGCATAAACATATGGAAAAAACGCCACTAACCAAGCAAAACCGTTGGCAAATAGTGACTAAATCGGCCACGGAGGTCGGCCCTGCGTTATTTTTTAGTTTACTCATTATTACCGTAAGTTTTATGCCTGTATTTATTTTAGAGGCGCAAGAAGGGCGCATGTTTTCCCCGCTTGCTTATACAAAAACGTATGCAATGGCAGCCTCTGCCGGCTTAGCGATAACCTTAGTACCCGTGTTAATGGGTTACTTTATTCGGGGGAAGGTCATTTCTGAGCATAAAAACCCTGTAAATAGGGCTTTGGTTGCAGGGTATAAACCGCTGTTAGCCACGGTGCTTAAATTTCCAAAAAGTACGTTGTTCGTTGCATTAATAGTAACGGTTATTGGCTTTTATCCGGTAAACAAAATAGGTAGTGAGTTTATTCCTTTATTGGATGAAGGCGACTTAATGTATATGCCAACAACTTACCCAGGGCTTTCTATTGGTGAAGCACGAAAAATTTTGCAACAAACAGACAAGCTCATAGCCTCAGTGCCAGAAGTAAAAACTGTATTTGGTAAAATCGGGCGAGCTGATACCGCTACCGACCCCGCACCACTGACAATGATTGAAACTTTTATTCAGTTTAAACCCAAATCTCAGTGGCGAGAGGGTATGACTAAGCAGAAGATAAAAGCAGAATTAGAAAGCTTAGTTGCCTTACCGGGCCTTACAAATGCGTGGGTTATGCCAATAAAAACACGTATCGACATGCTAGCCACCGGCATTAAAACGCCTGTGGGTATTAAAATTGGGGGCCCAAGCTTGTTAGAAATTCAAAACATCGGGCAGCAAATAGAGCAATTGTTAAAGGATGTGCCTGGTACAGCATCAGTGTATTCAGAGCGTGTAGCCACAGGGCGTTATATTAAGGTGGACATAAACCGCGAAAAAGCAGCACGGTACAATTTAAATATAGCCGACATACAACAGGTTGTAGCCACTGCAATTGGTGGATCAAACGTGACTGAAACAATCGAAGGGCAACAGCGCTACCCGGTAAATTTACGCTACCCGCAGAGTTTTCGTGCTTCGCCTGAAGATTTAAAATTATTACCCATTATTACGCCACTAGGGCAGCATATTGCACTTGGTGATGTTGCTAAAGTATTTATTGAAGATGGCCCTACCGGTATTAAAAGTGAAAACGCGCGCTTAAATGGGTGGAGCTTAATTGATATTAAAGACACTGATATTGGCAGTTATGTAGCACAAGCTCAGCAAGTGCTTGGCGATAACCTAAAATTACCTACTGGATATTCAATTACTTGGGCGGGGCAATACGAATACATGCAACGCGCAAAAGCAAAGCTTACTTATGTGATCCCGCTTACGCTCGCGATTATTGTAATACTGTTATATCTTAACTTTAAATGCCTAAGTGAAGTACTTATTATTATTGCTACCTTGCCTCTGGCTATGGTTGGCGGCATTTGGCTAATGTACTTTGAAGCGTTTAACTTTTCGGTGGCAGTGGGTGTAGGGTTTATTGCATTGGCCGGTGTTGCCGTAGAAATAGGTGTCATAATGCTTGTATATTTAAACCAAGCTTATACAGAGCAACGCCAACAGTGCGAGCAAACGGGGGCTGCTTTTAACTTACAAGCGCTACAACACGCGATTATGCAAGGTGCAGGGCTAAGAGTACGCCCTGTGATGATGACGGTAGCCACCATTATTGCTGGCTTATTACCGGTTTTATACGGCACCGGCACCGGTAGCGAAGTGATGAGCAGAATAGCAGCGCCAATGGTAGGCGGGATGCTAAGCGCAGTTATACTCACGTTGTTGGTTATACCTGCGGTGTATTTACTGTGGAAAAAGCAGCATATTGCACAATAG
- a CDS encoding TolC family protein, producing MTRTVIFKAVLLSATLFGAVLNSDAIAKVPTLNLTDAINLALNNEPWLSASEQKQAAATAQSIAAGTLPDPVLSIGLQSVPVDGFAFDQENMTQLKLGISQSFSRGNSLALSQQAIKEEALEQPWLRAQRKAQVKARVMELWLNAYRAQQSIALIEQDKALFTQLIEVTEASYSSSLGKTRQQDIIRAQLELTRLEDKLIILAQQLDAAKQGLAQWLPQNILSQPLSQAFAAPAPLAQFNSLDLDELIKLLMAHPSMVAIDQRIAAKRTQVSLAKQSYKPQLGVNMGYGYRADNQAGESRADLLSVGVSIDLPLFTDNRQDQQVNAAIANAEAIKTDKRVALQNLKGQYFKEVSQLERIEQRNTLYQNTLLPQMSQQAQATLNAYTRDDGDFSDVMRARISELNAKIDALNIQIDKHITIARLNYYAASLDSLVMAELQG from the coding sequence CGCACTGTAATTTTTAAAGCTGTATTACTGAGCGCCACCTTATTTGGTGCTGTACTTAATAGTGATGCCATAGCAAAAGTACCCACCCTTAATTTAACGGATGCCATAAACTTAGCGCTCAATAACGAGCCGTGGCTGAGCGCCAGTGAGCAAAAGCAAGCCGCCGCCACAGCGCAAAGTATTGCTGCAGGTACTCTGCCAGACCCCGTATTAAGCATAGGTTTGCAAAGCGTACCCGTAGATGGTTTTGCATTTGATCAAGAAAATATGACGCAGTTAAAACTGGGTATAAGCCAAAGCTTTAGCCGTGGTAATAGCCTGGCACTTAGCCAACAAGCAATAAAAGAAGAGGCACTTGAGCAGCCGTGGCTGAGGGCGCAGCGAAAGGCGCAAGTAAAAGCGAGGGTGATGGAACTGTGGTTAAATGCCTACAGAGCGCAGCAAAGTATTGCGTTAATTGAACAAGATAAAGCATTGTTTACCCAGCTAATTGAAGTTACCGAAGCCAGTTACTCCAGTAGTTTAGGCAAAACCCGCCAACAAGATATTATTCGCGCACAATTGGAGCTGACGCGCCTTGAAGATAAACTGATTATATTAGCGCAGCAGCTAGACGCCGCTAAACAAGGGTTAGCCCAGTGGTTACCACAGAACATATTAAGCCAACCATTAAGCCAGGCTTTTGCAGCGCCAGCTCCGCTTGCACAATTTAATAGCTTAGACCTTGATGAGCTCATTAAGTTACTTATGGCGCATCCCTCTATGGTGGCAATAGATCAACGTATAGCCGCTAAACGCACACAAGTGAGCCTTGCTAAACAAAGTTATAAACCACAACTTGGCGTAAATATGGGTTATGGCTACCGTGCTGATAACCAAGCCGGTGAATCGCGTGCTGATTTGCTTTCGGTGGGGGTGAGTATTGATTTACCTTTATTTACCGACAACAGACAAGATCAGCAAGTTAATGCGGCTATTGCTAATGCTGAGGCCATTAAAACCGACAAACGCGTGGCGCTACAAAACCTAAAAGGACAGTACTTTAAAGAGGTTAGCCAGCTTGAGCGAATTGAGCAACGCAATACGCTTTACCAAAACACGTTATTACCGCAAATGTCGCAACAAGCTCAAGCTACTTTAAACGCGTACACCCGTGACGATGGCGACTTTTCTGATGTTATGCGCGCGCGTATTAGTGAGCTAAACGCCAAAATAGACGCCCTTAATATTCAAATAGATAAGCACATTACAATTGCTCGCTTAAATTATTACGCAGCCAGCTTAGACTCGCTAGTAATGGCTGAGTTACAAGGATAA